The region CACCGGCAAACGCAGGGGCGCGGGCAGCGGGGCAATAGCTGGGAGGCGGAGCCGGGCCAGAACATCACCCTCTCTGTGATCCTGTCGCCCACGTTTGTGGCGGTGCGGCAGCAGTTTTACCTCAACATGGCCGTATCGCTGGGCGTGCTCGACCTGCTGCGCGAACTGGGCCTGCCGCAGGCCCAGGTAAAGTGGCCCAACGATTTATTCTTTGAAGGTAAGAAACTTGGCGGGATTCTGATAGAAAATACGATAAATAGCCAGACACTACAACACAGTATCGTCGGGATTGGTTTAAATGTGAACCAGACAAGCTTTGCTTCTCCAACGGCTACCTCCATGGCTAACGTATGCGGCCATGCTTTTAACCTGGAGAAAGTGACGATGCGCCTGCTGGAGTTGCTGGAAAAACGCTACCTGCAGCTGCGCAGCGGCCATGCCGCCCGCCTGAAGTATGAGTACCTGCAAGGCCTCTACCGCTACCAGGAGGTGCACCCGTTTAAGATCGGCAGCCAACAGGTGCAGGGCCAGATACAGGGCGTGGGCGAGGACGGGCGCCTGGCGGTGGAGATTGAACGGGAGCTAAGATACTTTGACTTCAAGGAGATAGCGCACGTGGTGTAAGCCGATCCTTCCTGCTATAAAAGTATAAAGTATGAATAAGGCCGTGCGGGAGGGTTTCCCGCACGGCCTTATTCATACTGCGTTACATCGCCCCGATTACTGTACAATTAGCTTCTGCACCTGTCGTTCGTTCTCGTCCTGCATGTGCACATAGTATAAACCTTTCGGGATATTGAGCTCGGCTATACTTAATTGTATCTCCTGGTGGCCCGGCGCCACTTCCTGCGTGTACATGGTGCGGCCGTTCCTGTCCGTGATCGTTAGCTGGGCGTTGCTGTTGCTGCTCAAAGCCACATGTACATAGTTAGTGGTGGCAGGGTTAGGGTATACCTGTAAGCCGGTGTTGGCAGAGGCAGCGCTGCTGTTTACGGCTATTACTTTGCTGTACTCATACTGCCCGTCAAAGTCTACCTGTCGTAAGCGGTAGTAGTTCGTGCCTGGGGCGGCTGTCTTGTCGGTGTAGCTATACTTTAAGATCGTAACCGAGTTGCCGGCACCTGCTACTTCCGCAATCTTCTCAAAGCTTTTGCCATTCTGGCTCCGTTCCACCTCAAATTTCTCGTTCTCGTCTTCCGATGCCGTGGCCCACTCCAGCGCAATACCGCTCCGGGTGGTTTTGCCTTCAAAAGACAGCAGTTCTACTGGTAGTGGCGTAATGGGCTCATCCTCACAGCTGATCGTGTTCAGGCCAGCGCTTTCGAAAGTATCACCAGCCGTCATCGTTATCTGGAAGTATGGCTCCAATTCATAGAGGTCGTTCGGAACCAGAATAGCGAAAACGTCGGTGGCTCCGCCGGCATAGCCGTTCGTGTTCTGTGCCTCAAAGGTGATCAGGTTAGCTTCCTGATCCACTGTTACCTGGTATTGGTAATTCATGCCTTTGTACACTCCGCCGTTCGTCATGCCGGCCACGCTGATGGGGGCCGGCGTATCCGTCGTTTCAATGGTGATGCTGTTAACGTTCTCCTCCGTCAGGTTCTGAACCATCAGGTTCACGGTTGTTGTGCCATCGCCATTATCTACTGCGCCAGTAAAGGCAAAATTGGCATTGTCACGCTCCACTACGCAAGCATCTGGGCGGGTAACCGGGCTGCAGGCATTCAGGTCAAACACGACCTGCTGGCTCTGCGTGATCTCGTTTCTGTTACCGTCTGTGTCTCCTCGTAGGGTAGCGCGAACGCGCATGGTGGAAAGCGCCTCAAAGTCAGCATTCGTTAAGTTGAAGGTAAAAGTGTCGACTGCGCCGCCGGTCAGGGAGTAGGTTTGCTTGGCGTTAAATTGGATAGCGTTAAATGGGGTATTTACCTCGTTAGGCCCCTGCTCGCTTGTTTTGCCGTTC is a window of Pontibacter kalidii DNA encoding:
- a CDS encoding biotin--[acetyl-CoA-carboxylase] ligase yields the protein MLPNTLFMGQQLFFIAACASTNSEAQQLLIKNEATEGCTVITHRQTQGRGQRGNSWEAEPGQNITLSVILSPTFVAVRQQFYLNMAVSLGVLDLLRELGLPQAQVKWPNDLFFEGKKLGGILIENTINSQTLQHSIVGIGLNVNQTSFASPTATSMANVCGHAFNLEKVTMRLLELLEKRYLQLRSGHAARLKYEYLQGLYRYQEVHPFKIGSQQVQGQIQGVGEDGRLAVEIERELRYFDFKEIAHVV
- a CDS encoding T9SS type A sorting domain-containing protein, with the translated sequence MKKYILLFVLTLIASIHWAQAQRPEPTGGCIQRFECYTFEYLGATQPEEGLVQVQFGLQVNCDELAYIAFELPEGSEAAGPASIYHEEAPKYRVRNGKTSEQGPNEVNTPFNAIQFNAKQTYSLTGGAVDTFTFNLTNADFEALSTMRVRATLRGDTDGNRNEITQSQQVVFDLNACSPVTRPDACVVERDNANFAFTGAVDNGDGTTTVNLMVQNLTEENVNSITIETTDTPAPISVAGMTNGGVYKGMNYQYQVTVDQEANLITFEAQNTNGYAGGATDVFAILVPNDLYELEPYFQITMTAGDTFESAGLNTISCEDEPITPLPVELLSFEGKTTRSGIALEWATASEDENEKFEVERSQNGKSFEKIAEVAGAGNSVTILKYSYTDKTAAPGTNYYRLRQVDFDGQYEYSKVIAVNSSAASANTGLQVYPNPATTNYVHVALSSNSNAQLTITDRNGRTMYTQEVAPGHQEIQLSIAELNIPKGLYYVHMQDENERQVQKLIVQ